The Bicyclus anynana chromosome 9, ilBicAnyn1.1, whole genome shotgun sequence DNA window tgataatacacacacatttatgatttgaccagataacagggtcatcagtacaatgtcctatcagctaaaagcctttgccatcttttcttcagcacaccaatatgttattccactgtattgcaggtgctttttgcaatattggagtctgcagttatagggcatattccaaatctcctgtaaagcaaaattgttaatattgagcatattataaaatacacacatcgctatttagtctcaatgtaagtgtagtttgtgtactaagataatatagcagacagacaagcttctctttgactcattccctattcctatcctattctactcccacccattggcttatctattattatttcctattcctatttggtagctcagaatcctaggattcctagggtgggcatgcactaatggaaaatgtaaatgtacctatgagcgatgacgaaagagatcgttcgccataatcatacttttaaaaatgaaatttgattCCTTTTTGCTTAACTTTGccagcaaacttaactaaaccacacactTATGCCATGGAACACAGATCCAaacacattggatacaacaacatgcaagatgtcgcagaaatctacaacatggtatggtattaaatatcgtaggtagTGAGTTTATGTCGCTCTATGGACTAAGTGTCTCTTTGTGTGGTACGTCcaaagaaagtgtgtgtaagacattggatgctggaagaaagatgctgtttgatccccagttcttggaggagtgagaTGTTGTTTCGAAACTGTGTTCAGGATATGCAAGCATTCTTCTCCAACAccacatttctagagcgtgtatcttctttttctcactttctctcagagtccaagtctcagcatcctatataaatcgattaatagcactcaattaacttcattgttttgactttaaaggttcattgcaaagaatatattatttattactctttctaagagagttcattgtttacaaacaaagcactaaacacttcgcaaagtttcgtactaaaaatgctaactgtggacggggagactgaattgagagatttagaatggaaaaaaatattaattttagatatttaataaaatataaattattattttggaattttggacatccacaatttgtccgttttacgatcaaaggtgactcaagacccatcgtaagtttttgacataggccatgaacataaaactttaaacaattcgaagacaatcgcaaataactgtcaaatcatataaaatcattcactcttcgtataaaaataacgatctaatcgtaatgaactaactatgcccaaccgatggctttccattggcttacacaatccgaaatagccgtttgacaagtaaaaacgtacgatttcaactgtcaaattcaatcgtttgcgttagacaattaggccccaatttgtaattggtctgagattgttACACATAGGCAGCAATATGCAGTGTAAATAAAAGAAGAGAAAAAGAAAGATGATTAGAGAATACCTAGAAAATTTAGtagtatttattttgatttagtaTAATTATGATTATCAGCTATTTTAGTTTGGTTGTAAAATCGTAAAAAACCTTTAAGTAGAAACCAAGAAAttctataaaaaagttatgcttTGACAAATGACAGTATTCCAAGTGATTCCAAGTCATATGTTTGAATATACGACTTCTAAAAAAGGAATATTATTTTGCcattttgtatagttattgaTATCTTTCAAATTTAGTAGGattaaatttttacattttttaagatTCTAATGAGTTTTGAGAAATTGTTgtgcaataattaaaattcacataatctaataagtatatttaaatcccctaatttacttacaatgttTTAATACACAGTGTTAGTTTTTCAGAATTCTAGAAGtgatttaataaatcaaaatgaaacGCTTGTGCTTATTTGTATTGAGTGTATCTCTTTGCGTTTGTGCTATCGAACACGATTTTAAAGGAtttgatgataatattttatttggaatATTATGGCCAGGATCTTTAGATACACCAGAAAAGTTATTAGAAGGAGAAGTCAAGCCAGAGGTAATAATCATCGGTAAAAGTTATTGTCTTGATCAAATACAACTTTTGCTACAAAATAtccaaacaattattattatttcatactatattcatattcatattcttAAGTATTTGAGTtggatgtttttttattgtaaccCTGGTTAGTACATACAGTAGCAGTTATAACAACCATAATTCTGAATTTGAATTaatgagaaaataaattattttcagtccaaagaaacattaaatgtaATGACAAACCTAAAAGAGAAATATAACTGTCAACTACCAAATTTAAGTCAAAATCAGACAGCGACTACAGCAGACTATGATGGCCCGTCACCAATAAACCTGTTGAAGCCATTGTTCTCACAGAAAATCTGCTCCTATAGGCTTGAGAGTTATTGGAGCTATGAGGTGTGCCATGGGAGGTATGTCAGGCAGTATCACGAGGAAAGAGATGGTAAAGAATtaatcaaattataattattgtataatggTTTTGGTTTTAATAGTTACATTGGTCattaatcatattattattattgtttatttttaatctagaTAGTCACAGTTAATATGTAaagtaataatattgttttatacttTGTAAATCTAGAggtagagcctcaatagcttaacggtaggagcggtcggactcatcatcagggggtggttcgatccctgccctgTAGgtttattgtcatacccactcctaatacagtcagttatgacgacctccgtggcgcagtggtatgtgcggtggatttacaagacggaggtcctgggttcgatccccggctgggccgattgagattttcttaattggtccaggtctggctggtgggaggcttcggccgtggctagttaccaccctaccaacaaagacgtaccgccaagcgatttagcgttccggtatgatgtcgtgtagaaaccaaaaaggggtgtggatttgcatcctcctcctaacaagttagcccgcttccatcttagactgcatcatcacttaccatcaggtgagattgtagtcaagggctatcttgtaaagaataaaaaaaaaaaaaagtctttcccgattagttggaggggaatgggaatattggttatatttaaaaaaaaatctgcaatAGAAATATTGTTATTACTGTTTCTCATTAGTTGTCTGCCACTATATATAAAACAGAGTCcctattttatataatagaacAGTGTTGGCACAGAAAAAATGGAACTCAAACAACTCTGGCACAGAAAAGATGGAACTCAAACAACTCTGCCGCTATTGGTTGGCAATATGTCTTTTTGTTTCACAAGATAAGTCCATGTATGCTTGATGCAGATAGAGCCGTAGCAATTCCATAATGTTTTGACATTTCAAACCCTGAGAGCTATCAACAACCATACAACAATTGTACAATGGCCAACctttagtggccaagtgcggaaaaggcccaaaAGAAAAGAGAAGACCCTGAGGGCTGCTATGCCTATCGCAGAATTGTTTCATATTGCAATTATGAACATTATTGTCCAATCAACATTTCAATCACTCAGTTCTTACTATTACTGATTTAACAATACATAAGGGTGCATCAGGAAGAGAAACTCGTAAATTACAATATGCACCAGCTGTATTACCAGTCAGACTATGAAATATAATCTCAGACTGCCCAGTTCTAGTTGGGTAGTCTATTATACATTTTGGATTTGTACCGGATCGAACACCCAGTGAATGAGTCAAACGCCATTcttttatctacactaataacATATTCATGAAACGTTTATTGACATAAAAACACCTGTGAATTATGTTAACGTTTTTACAttcaagtattttaatttagttttattgagTATAGAGTAAATTACACTTGTAAATTACATACATCACATATAATGACATCACTACACAgtttataaaagttatttttaacatacaataaaaaaaacaaaaaaaaaagctggaaagatatcaagattttttaaaaggcATGTCGTCTGGactttccaattttttttattttcaattgatATAATCAGGTTGTTATGGCCCATATGCCGTCTGGGGCAACTGACCCCTTTGACGCTATCGCCATGCAACTGTTGAGCTTAATCCAGGGCAGacctttatattttacttaatttcacACATCATTTTCAGGTAAGACAGTCAAAACGCAGGAGTTTTTCTTGGGCACTTGGAATGATGAGGAACAATCAAAATTGGAAGAGAAGTGGAAGGTAGCACTGGAAAATAAAGAACCACCTAAAATGTCAAAGGTTGAAGGACAGACTCTGCCGTATGTTGAAATGGTTATGGAATTaggtaaaaataatgtaaataaatttgtcTGAGAAGTAGCAAACTGATTGATGCAAAATCATGTAAATTGTGGAAATGTGGGGTTCTATGAGACTATCCCATAGAACccatttttacatacatattacatattttcacaattaatagataaaaatatatagatgaaTATAacatatgagccgtgatagcccagtggatatgacctctgccctttgattccggagggtgtgggttcgaatctggtccggggcatacacctccaccttttcagttgtgtgcatttttaaattaaagaaattaaatatcatgtgtctgaaacggtgaaggaaaacatggtgaggaaacctgcataccggagaattttcttaattctctgcgtgtgtgaagtctgccgatccgcattgggccagcgtggtggactattggcctagcccttctcattctgagaggagactcgagctcagcagtgagccgaatatgggttgataacgacgactaacTTTCCAGGTACAAAATGTGACCTGAACGACAAACTGCGCCTCACGCGTGTACTCTACGTCTGCTACAGTCACGGCAGACACGAGGTGTACTCCTTCAAGGAAACTTCGACGTGTGAATACGAAACCATCATCCTGTCGCCGCTCTTGTGCCAACATCCTCAATTCAAACCAAAGGTATTATATTTGTGGAAGATCTGAATTAGAAACAaccttcacctatctgttttataaataaactagcggacgccgaaaatcaatataaacttaTAAGCCCTATTTcgccccctttttattttattttcgcattaAAATGTAACCTTCTCCGTAGTATGCTCTTAAaccatgccaagtttcatttgaattcattcagtagtttcagcatgatgcccggtcaacaaaaaacacagacagacagacagaattgACATAGTTGAcattagttcatcatcattattttttcttcatcattagtTTACTGCCTTAATAGGCagtaaagtaatgaaaaataattattattttaggatGTTGTCGAGAACACGATAAACTGTTTGCCAGTCGGAGACGCGCCTAAGAAACCAAGGAATTTGTTAAAGAGTGAAGTGGAGAGTTTGAAGTTCCAGAATCAGGCGATCAAACTGATGAACGAtgtaagaatttataaaatttgtttgatttacctatttattattgcaACTAAGGGTtacataataatgtattaatgtttatttgtacTAACATTTCGTTTCGGCTTAACTAATTTGTGATAAAACTTTGCTATACTGGGcaaatattttcaacattttcattAGTTTACAAACCAgtaacattgacctcttataataaaaggacgcacaatcataggaaatttcacttaaaaactggccgattctgctttgacagttttagaattattggtaaagaaaattacacctaaaggcctttaaatattgtccaatattcaataaaatcccaaattcagagcaaattcaaccttaagtattgtgtttaaggttgaatttgcaaatgcgactagtTGAATTGAGTGCTAAGAACTTATGTTTGACATTTTatggttgctgattgtgcatccactttttaataggagatcgatggccagttagtatagatttgtacgtttttgaaaatgtaattttaacatgtttggtagtaggtacaataaatattaataaattatgtaaccACTTCTTTAGTTTAtgcaaataaatttatattaattaggttTACAACACTTTAGGTATTTTCTTCTTATTAATCTGTTTTTGGTATTTTTGATTAGATGGTAGCTTTTTGGAGCTAATTGCATTCAGTACTGTAGCAGTGAGAGTAAAATGTAcgacttaaatataatatttggaGTGGTTTGAAGCTATGCCTATTACGAGTACAAGACGCTGACAAAGACGTTATTTTATAGTGATGAAGTCacgatattttattctatagatatgttacttgcctataaaat harbors:
- the LOC112058474 gene encoding endoplasmic reticulum lectin 1 isoform X1, whose product is MKRLCLFVLSVSLCVCAIEHDFKGFDDNILFGILWPGSLDTPEKLLEGEVKPESKETLNVMTNLKEKYNCQLPNLSQNQTATTADYDGPSPINLLKPLFSQKICSYRLESYWSYEVCHGRYVRQYHEERDGKTVKTQEFFLGTWNDEEQSKLEEKWKVALENKEPPKMSKVEGQTLPYVEMVMELGTKCDLNDKLRLTRVLYVCYSHGRHEVYSFKETSTCEYETIILSPLLCQHPQFKPKDVVENTINCLPVGDAPKKPRNLLKSEVESLKFQNQAIKLMNDDKDASDVLAVWKVEKIVKDGETHLKFELHPLTDDEAAPEDAQKQLAPPSDAPAPKDDSPVRAFLDGETCLNGGTGWWKYEFCYGKHVMQYHVDRAGEKTTLLLGKFDEQAHLDWNKENRGKAPKPSAKRTSVSHFYSGGDVCDKTGKPRQTEVKLRCPENGSTLPQVSLYLLEPRTCHYILGVESPVICEIVKLADKNGLIKSFSPELSQDKDKGTKEGKGDDESELKKKDPNKLGLD
- the LOC112058474 gene encoding endoplasmic reticulum lectin 1 isoform X2, with the translated sequence MKRLCLFVLSVSLCVCAIEHDFKGFDDNILFGILWPGSLDTPEKLLEGEVKPESKETLNVMTNLKEKYNCQLPNLSQNQTATTADYDGPSPINLLKPLFSQKICSYRLESYWSYEVCHGRYVRQYHEERDGKTVKTQEFFLGTWNDEEQSKLEEKWKVALENKEPPKMSKVEGQTLPYVEMVMELGTKCDLNDKLRLTRVLYVCYSHGRHEVYSFKETSTCEYETIILSPLLCQHPQFKPKDVVENTINCLPVGDAPKKPRNLLKSEVESLKFQNQAIKLMNDDGETHLKFELHPLTDDEAAPEDAQKQLAPPSDAPAPKDDSPVRAFLDGETCLNGGTGWWKYEFCYGKHVMQYHVDRAGEKTTLLLGKFDEQAHLDWNKENRGKAPKPSAKRTSVSHFYSGGDVCDKTGKPRQTEVKLRCPENGSTLPQVSLYLLEPRTCHYILGVESPVICEIVKLADKNGLIKSFSPELSQDKDKGTKEGKGDDESELKKKDPNKLGLD